A stretch of the Myxococcaceae bacterium JPH2 genome encodes the following:
- a CDS encoding tetratricopeptide repeat protein, giving the protein MQPQPTNWLPGIIVLVVAFVAAAAWLLMQRKRSATPNADAPRDGVQDDLSQRAQSLIDQLRALESDKHHLGEERYAAEKSRLEKEAAAALRARDEHARRAQDTAAAERPAAARPAPTGWAARNPQLVGALWGAGVVTFFGGLGYLLVSEQQPRSDGQMATGKMPGAMGNAAQAEAPMAPREDPALNEARERLASNPGDVEAASLLSHELIRAQQFEEAMKVTDKGLAADPFSVELRVHRGVLRAAAHGDLEGAEKELTTLVNTWPDSQEALIFLGSLALRRGDKALALEHFERFSVEVPRNMQPPQLGAAISQLRGEVGAR; this is encoded by the coding sequence ATGCAGCCGCAGCCCACGAACTGGTTGCCCGGAATCATCGTCCTCGTCGTGGCCTTCGTGGCCGCGGCCGCCTGGCTGCTGATGCAGCGCAAGCGCAGCGCCACGCCGAACGCGGATGCCCCGCGCGACGGCGTGCAGGATGACCTGTCCCAGCGCGCGCAGTCGCTCATCGATCAGCTCCGCGCCCTCGAGTCCGACAAGCACCACCTGGGCGAAGAGCGCTACGCCGCGGAGAAGTCCCGCTTGGAGAAGGAGGCCGCTGCCGCCCTGCGCGCCCGCGATGAGCACGCGCGCCGCGCCCAGGACACCGCCGCCGCCGAGCGCCCCGCCGCCGCCCGGCCTGCCCCCACGGGCTGGGCCGCGCGCAACCCGCAGCTCGTGGGCGCGCTGTGGGGCGCGGGCGTGGTGACGTTCTTCGGAGGCCTGGGCTACCTGCTCGTCTCCGAGCAGCAGCCGCGCAGCGACGGGCAGATGGCCACCGGGAAGATGCCCGGCGCCATGGGCAACGCGGCCCAGGCCGAGGCCCCCATGGCCCCGCGCGAGGATCCCGCCCTCAACGAGGCCCGCGAGCGCCTGGCCTCCAACCCGGGCGACGTGGAGGCCGCGTCCCTCCTGAGCCACGAACTCATCCGCGCGCAGCAGTTCGAGGAGGCCATGAAGGTGACGGACAAGGGCCTCGCCGCGGACCCCTTCAGCGTGGAGCTGCGCGTGCACCGGGGCGTCCTGCGCGCCGCCGCGCACGGAGACCTGGAGGGCGCCGAGAAGGAGCTGACCACGCTGGTCAACACCTGGCCGGACTCGCAGGAGGCGCTCATCTTCCTGGGCAGCCTCGCGCTGCGCCGAGGAGACAAGGCCCTGGCGCTGGAGCACTTCGAGCGGTTCTCCGTCGAAGTGCCTCGCAACATGCAGCCGCCCCAGCTCGGCGCGGCCATCAGCCAGCTTCGCGGCGAAGTGGGCGCTCGTTAG
- a CDS encoding cytochrome c-type biogenesis protein CcmH yields MTSALLSLTLALGLATGQFAPQQAASDPLAPPLEARVQSLGKHLRCAVCQGLSVSDSPSSMARAQLDKVRELVAEGKSDAEVMDYFVARYGEWVLLEPRAEGFNWFVWLGPVALVAGGLVLILKQLKREPAVAASAEPSPEVPVTPAPAPATEDVDPYLAAVRRELER; encoded by the coding sequence ATGACCTCCGCCCTCCTCTCGCTGACCCTCGCCCTTGGGCTGGCCACCGGCCAGTTCGCCCCCCAGCAGGCCGCGAGCGACCCGCTCGCCCCGCCGCTGGAGGCCCGCGTCCAATCGCTGGGCAAGCACCTGCGCTGCGCGGTGTGCCAGGGCTTGTCCGTGTCAGACAGCCCGTCGTCCATGGCCCGTGCCCAGCTCGACAAGGTCCGGGAGCTGGTGGCCGAGGGAAAGAGCGACGCCGAGGTGATGGACTACTTCGTCGCCCGCTACGGCGAGTGGGTCCTGCTCGAGCCCCGCGCGGAGGGGTTCAACTGGTTCGTCTGGCTGGGGCCTGTCGCGCTCGTCGCGGGAGGCCTCGTCCTCATCCTGAAACAGCTCAAGCGCGAGCCCGCCGTGGCCGCGTCCGCCGAGCCCTCGCCTGAAGTCCCCGTCACGCCGGCCCCCGCGCCCGCGACGGAGGACGTCGACCCGTACCTCGCGGCCGTGCGCCGCGAGCTGGAGCGCTAG